AACGGCAGTTGGCCACCTTTGCGCGCCATCAGGACCAACGGCGCGCCCGCCGCAAACGCCAGGGGGTGCCGGTCGTCTCGATCGTGGGCTACACCAACGCGGGGAAATCCACTTTGCTCAACGTGCTCACCCGGAGTCAGGTGTCCGCGCAGGACCGCCTCTTTGAGACGCTCGATACGTCCAGCCGGCGGCTGCGATTCCCGCGCGATCGGGAAGTGATCGTCACGGATACCGTGGGGTTCATCCGCGATCTGCCGAAAGACTTGATGGGCATCTTCAGGACCACATTGCGTGAGCTGCGCGACGCCGATCTGTTGCTCCACCTCGTCGCCGCCGATGCCTCGGATCCGGATCGGCAAATCCGCGCGGTCGAGGATATCCTCCGGGATCTGGACATGGCCGATATCCCGCGTCTGCTCGTCTTCAACAAGTGCGATCAGATACCTCTCAGCGAACGAGACGGGCTCTGCCGCCGGTTCGGAGCCCTCGCGATTTCGGCGATGCAACCGCAATCGCTCACGCCCTTGATCGCCCATCTGGACGGCATGCTGTGCCGCGTCCAGGCCTTCGGCGACCCCATGACCTCCGGCGGCGCCCTGCCGGTCCCTTGTCTTGATATGGACTCGACGCGCCTTCAAGGAAAGCGCACAGCGGCCGTTGGGCCGGCAAACGGGGTCGGGATGTGAGGCGTCCGGGCAGTGCATCGGTGCCAGCCATCCTTCAGGCCTTGAAGGAGGCCAATCCGCGGCCTCAGGTGGAACTCGACCACGCCGATCCCTACCAATTGCTCGTGGCGACCATTCTCTCCGCGCAATGCACCGACCGCCGCGTGAATCAGGTCACGCCGGCCCTGTTCCGCCGGTACCCCCAACCCAACGATCTTGCCAAGGCCGAGATCCCTGAGTTGGAGTCCATGATCCGCCCGACAGGATTTTTCAAGAGCAAAGCCAAAAACCTGGTGGCCTGCGCGACAGCCCTGGTCCAACGGTTTCACGGCCGGGTTCCGTCCACCATGGAGGAACTCGTGGCCCTGCCCGGGGTCGGAAGAAAAACGGCGAACGTCATCCTTGGACATGCCTATGGACAGCCGGCGGTGGTGGTCGATACCCATGTGAAACGGGTGGCCCAGCGTCTGGGCCTCTCCAAGTCGGCGGACCCGGATCGGATCGAACAGGACCTCATGAAGAGCATCCCGCGGTCTCAATGGACGGAAGGATCCCAACGGTTGCTCCTGCACGGGCGTTATGTCTGCCTGGCGCGGCGCCCGACCTGCGGTGCCTGCGTGTTGTACGACCTCTGTCCATGGAAAGGAAAATCTCCTCAATGATACGGAGCATGACCGGATACGGCCGCCAGGAAGCCGCCTGGAAAGACGGAACCCTGGTCGTGGAGATTCGATCGGTGAACCATCGCTTCCTGGACATCGCCTGCCGGATTCCCAAGAGTCTGTCCTCGTTCGAAGAGGCCTGCAAGGAAGCGGTTCAACGTCATTGCCATCGGGGCCGCGTCGATGTCACGCTGACGATCAACGGCGCCCGGCAGGGCCGCAAACAGATCACGCTCGACCGCGATCTGGCGGTGCAATACTGCGGCGCCCTGCGCGACCTGAAGAAACAGCTTCGCCTGAGCGGGAGGCTCGACATCAATACCCTGGCCGGCGTGCGGGAACTGGTCACGGTGTCCGAGGAGGCCGGCGGTCCGGACAAGGCCCTGCTCAAGCTTGCCGGCCGATTGGT
The DNA window shown above is from Nitrospira tepida and carries:
- the nth gene encoding endonuclease III encodes the protein MPAILQALKEANPRPQVELDHADPYQLLVATILSAQCTDRRVNQVTPALFRRYPQPNDLAKAEIPELESMIRPTGFFKSKAKNLVACATALVQRFHGRVPSTMEELVALPGVGRKTANVILGHAYGQPAVVVDTHVKRVAQRLGLSKSADPDRIEQDLMKSIPRSQWTEGSQRLLLHGRYVCLARRPTCGACVLYDLCPWKGKSPQ